The Dehalobacter sp. DCM sequence TAACGAAACTGAAAAATTTGAAACTATTAGTGAAGTACTCGGTGATTTATAAAAAGGGTGTATCCCGAACTCTGTGTAAAACTCCATAATCGATGTAAAATAAGGCAATTATTTTATGGGAGCAATAGCTTAATAAGCTATCGCTTCTTTTGTCTGCAATATTTAATATCCCCGCATTGATTTTGAGTTATAAATTCCAAGGTGACCTTGGTTCAAGATTAGAGCGTATAATATAAATGAAAAATAACACAAATTTTGAAGAGCTCATCAGAGAAGGGATAATAATTTTCGAAGACGTAATTAACAATGACAAAATTAACCTGGTACTATCTGAAAGGACACTCAGCGTTATCTGGTAGAGTACCGAGAACAGGGATTTACGGGACTCATGCCCAAAGGCAAAGGAAGACTGGAGTCCCAAGCGATTAAGCCGGAGCTTATGGAAGAGGCCATTCTTTTTCGGTGGGAAGTACTGAGCTGCAGTATTGCGGACTTGTAAAAATTGCTAAAGTAATCTTAGTCATATAATAATTATAAATAAGCTTTCGAGAAGGATGATGCTTTTTGTCTAAAAAACTGTTATGTTTAGTAATAATGTTGTATCTCATTCTTTTAATGTTTGGTCGTAGAAGCGAAAGCAATATTCCTCCGCTTCCTATATCAGCTAAGCAAACTGTTGAAGGCCAAATAATGATTCCTTTCCCATATGGGGATAAATTCCCGAGTGGTGATGAAAGATGGTTTCTTGATAGAGATACTTCAAATAAATTTGTATTGAGAGTGTCTTTTAGAAGTCAGGATATAGGCAAATTTCCTGTCAGGAATACTGGACTAAATACACTTAAGGGGGAAATAACTTTGGGTGGTATAGAATATTCTGTTGTGAGTATTTATTTAAATAATGATGAATTATCAGGGTATATGATTTTACATCAAAACGATAACTGAATCCGTGATGTTAGTGCTATCGCATAGCTGTTCAGAAACTGACGACGGTGATGTCCGTGGGAAAAAACGAGTGACAGGTACCATGATCAATATCAGCTTCACAAGGTACAAGTGGTGGAGAAATGACAGCAATAGATAAAAGAGAGTGTGTTTCTTCTACAGGAGGACCGGTCTTTATTTCAACCAAGGGACCTGTCCCTTTGATTGTCAGGTACGTATGGTATCAGGGTATCCAAGTGGATGGTATGGGGGACTAATAGGAGGTGGAGGCACTTCACAGTGGGAAAATGTTGAAGGTTTCTATAACTATGTTACAAGCAGCAAAACATATGGTCCTAAAGGTACAGGGTCAAACAATAATCAAGTATACTACAATCTTGCCCCTAGCGCGATAATATATGGAAACGTTATTCAGTTAAAAAACATAAACTTACACTCTGAGTATTATCATTCTGTGTATGTCACATACCCACAAAGCGGAGCAAATTATTATTACCAAGTTCTGGTTTCATATCACTCTAGTAACCATTACAATAGACCCCTTTGGGAAGTTATTCAAGCATTTGGAGAAAATAGTTGTTACATGAGAATGATTTCTTTCAGTACAGCTAATTTCGTTAGTTAGTTTGATTTGAATGATATGCCATCATTTTTAGAAATGATGGCATATCTCATAAATTATTATAGGATGAGTACTATGAAAAAATGGATATTATTGTTCTCCATCGTTGCATTAGCTATCATATCAGTCATTATTGCTAACACTCATTTTTCCAAGGCGATTAACAATTCCGATATTGCTCAGGGTAAGCAAACAGTAGAAAACTTCTTTATTGCCCTCAACAACGAGGATGAAGAAGGGGCGAAAGCCCTCTTGGCCAAACATAAACAAGGCATATTTGAAACATCGGATCAACCTCATAAGTGGAAACCTGAATTAATCGCCATCGAGTATGATAATAGCAGTTATCTTGAAATATCGTCAGAAACTTATAAAAGTGTCTATGGCCATGATCCCCATAAAGCAATGTGTCTGCGTGTTACCTTTTTTGATAATACGCAAACACAGAAAACGGTCAATTACTTTTACCTTACCAAGGAAACAAAAAATGATCAATGGGTCATCTTTGACTGGGGATATTAGAGATACACAACGAATACCCTGGCTTTTTTAAGAAGAAAGTCAGGACAAAGGCCAGGAGTATTTACTTCAAATGAGGTATACGTGCCACAGTTCCGGCGACAAGCGGAATGTGGGACACAGGAACATTGAGGATCATGCCCAGTGTAACCATTGCCGCAAGGTACTATCCGTACCATGCGGCATTTTTATAATAAATTTTACAAACGCATAATACTGGCTAAACATTTGTTATTTATAATCATAAATGAAGGAAGTATTAAGAAGATACGCAGAAGGGGAAACAGGAAGGATATGAAAATTGCTTACTTTACCGATACGTATCTGCCTCAAATCAATGGTGTAACCAATACATTAAGCAGACTGGCTGCTTATTTGGACCACAAGGGGATAGAAAACATTATTTTTGCGCCGGCTGGAAATAGTTATTGCTACCAGACCATGGTGGATACATCTTTCAGTATACGGTTCTTTTTATATCCAGAGTGCCGTGTGAGTATTCCGAACCTTTATCGAATCGGCAAACGACTGGCGCAGTTTGAGCCTGATCTGATTCATTGCTACACCCAGTTTAACATGGGTCTTGCCGGTTTGAACTACTGCCGTAATCATGGCATCCCCGCCGTCGCATCGTACACGACCAATTTTGATCAATACCTCGATTACTATAACCTTCCATTCATGAAAAAAATTATCTGGGATTACCACAAGTGGTTTCACAATCAGTGTCTGGTCAATTATGCGCCTTCCAGAGAAACCATAGACATTTTGCAGGATAAAGGCATCACCAATACAGCCTTATGGCGTCGCGGGGTAGACACGGAATTATATCATCCGTGTAAGCGAGATGATGAATTGCGCCGGAAGTGGAACGCTTCCGAGAAAATTGTCCTGCTATATGTGGGCAGAATTGCTGCAGAAAAAAATCTGCAGCTTTTAGCTAATAGTTACCGGGTACTGCAGGCCCAATTTGGGGATGGCATTCATCTTGTACTGACAGGAGACGGTCCGCTCCTACCCGCTTTACAGCAGGAGGGATTGACGAATGTTACATTTACCGGATATAAAACCGGCGAGGAACTGGCACAAATATACGCATCTGCGGATATTTTCGTTTTTCCCTCCACGACTGAAACCTTTGGCAATGTTGTTTTGGAAGCAATGGCTTCCGGGCTTCCGGTGGTCGGATTTGCGTCGGGAGGAGTCAAAGAGCTTATTTGTAACGGTGCTAATGGCGTTCTCTGCGGCAGCAGCACCGATCACGAAAAATTTGCACAGGCTAATGTAGACATAATTCGGCAATCAGACTTGCGCAGCTCGCTTGCCAACGGAGCCAGGCAATATGCGTTGACACAATCATGGTCCAGCATTTTTGCTTCATTGTTGGATTCCTATCAGAAAGTAGCGGAGGATGGTCATAGGTGGAAAAAGTCTGCCTGAATTATCAGTAAACAATGGCAATAAAAATACGGAGGGAATTCTATGAATATCTGTATTGTTGGCACCGGTTACGTAGGGCTGGTCACAGGTGTGTGTTTTTCCCATCTGGGACATAAGGTCATTTGTATTGATAAGGATGAACAAAAAATAACTGTCTTAAAAGGTGGTAAAGCACCTATTTATGAACCAGGCATCGAAGAACTCATTAGGGAAAACGTGCAATCCGGCAGACTCTCTTTTGATACAGATTTAGAGACCGGGGTCCAGGCTTCGGAAGTCGTATTTATTGCGGTAGGCACCCCGGAAAAAACGGATCAAACAATCGATTTAACCTATGT is a genomic window containing:
- a CDS encoding amidase domain-containing protein; translated protein: MVSGYPSGWYGGLIGGGGTSQWENVEGFYNYVTSSKTYGPKGTGSNNNQVYYNLAPSAIIYGNVIQLKNINLHSEYYHSVYVTYPQSGANYYYQVLVSYHSSNHYNRPLWEVIQAFGENSCYMRMISFSTANFVS
- a CDS encoding DUF4829 domain-containing protein; translation: MKKWILLFSIVALAIISVIIANTHFSKAINNSDIAQGKQTVENFFIALNNEDEEGAKALLAKHKQGIFETSDQPHKWKPELIAIEYDNSSYLEISSETYKSVYGHDPHKAMCLRVTFFDNTQTQKTVNYFYLTKETKNDQWVIFDWGY
- a CDS encoding glycosyltransferase family 4 protein: MKIAYFTDTYLPQINGVTNTLSRLAAYLDHKGIENIIFAPAGNSYCYQTMVDTSFSIRFFLYPECRVSIPNLYRIGKRLAQFEPDLIHCYTQFNMGLAGLNYCRNHGIPAVASYTTNFDQYLDYYNLPFMKKIIWDYHKWFHNQCLVNYAPSRETIDILQDKGITNTALWRRGVDTELYHPCKRDDELRRKWNASEKIVLLYVGRIAAEKNLQLLANSYRVLQAQFGDGIHLVLTGDGPLLPALQQEGLTNVTFTGYKTGEELAQIYASADIFVFPSTTETFGNVVLEAMASGLPVVGFASGGVKELICNGANGVLCGSSTDHEKFAQANVDIIRQSDLRSSLANGARQYALTQSWSSIFASLLDSYQKVAEDGHRWKKSA